The segment AACAGGAATGCAAtttgtggaaaattttaaaactacatttatTATAGTTCTGTATTGTTTCATGAAATGCTGTTCGACAAAATGGGTCAGATGAGCTAAATAGTATTTTATCTGGAGCTCACAAACTTGAAAAAACAAATTCCTTTAgcaaaaaaagattattttttagtgGAAGTAATCACTCGTCACTTCTTTGCCCTCATATCTAAGGGCATATTAAAGAGAGATTAAACTTCAAACTTACTATTCTTAACTTGTTTCTTTAAAGACAAAAGCAGTTTTAACGGATACtgcacaaaataaaatgttatttcggACATAATATTTCATACCTTTTTTGTGACATTCCATATTGTATTTTAGTATACCCTAATCTTTTCATcatattgaataaaaatatacttaccTAAAGAAGGAGACAGCCAATATACTATAAAAAATTGAAGGAATGCTTCATCAAAACACTTGaaatgcagtgaaagtgccaaagtTGGATTAAATACAGCTCCTGTTAGACTTCCTCCTGTAATACATATTAACCAGAATGATATCAAACCATATATCTTACATTTTCTTGCAACTAGAAATACAGGGATTACTAAATAAAACTTTTAGGTATTTAAGTTTTCTtattctgtaatttttctttgcAGAATCACCTGGCATattatagaatataaaaatagattataGATTATAATATGCCAGGTGCAAAAAAGGCAGGAGGACAAAGGACATTAAGAATTTTCATCCAGTGCTTTTGCTGTGGTATATTATGAATACACATTGAAAATTAACCTGCTCTATTAGTATTCCTACACTTTTGTAAAACAGATTTGGCTGCCCTTAACATTCaacttaaattaataaaaatataatgaaaatgttgTTAAAATGGGTACAATATCCCAGGATCCTCTTGAACAGAAATAACCTTGGTGTTGGAACAAAAAGTAAACTATTCCACTTTTACTTGTCAACAAAGCCCTAAAGAAGTGATTGTgaatggtatgtgaattatatctcaataaagtggttacagaaaaaaattttaataaaaaaagaagtgactGAGTAATTATGAAAGATCAGCAcaaattctaactgttgcctgCTTTTCAGGACTTAGGGTCCAGCTCTTCACTTAGGGTCTCTCTCTGAGATGGGGCCCAGGAATTTTATAGCTGTGGCCACACAGCAAGTGAGGAAAAGCGAAAGAGGTTGGACTGGCTGTCCAGTGGTACTCACCAAAACTGTGGCTCAGCTTTTCAGAACATACCCTCATTGTATCCCTGAGATAGAGACATTTCTGGTGGTTGTTCCATGTGGAAGCTTGAGCACACTCATCTGCCTCCAACTTAGCTACAGCAACAGATCAGAGATCTTCACAAATTTTACATGGACACATGCCACAAGAGCATGTTAACTGTTTTTATAAAATGCCgtgaaataaaattggaaattaaGTGACCTTTTCATAAAATTTCACACTTGACAGGCTGAAAACATTGAAGCTTTGTTGAGATAAAGATGTTGAGAAATGAACTGAGTTCACTCCGTGGCTAAGAGTTTTTTTCTTGGCATGCCAGCCTCACAGCACAATTCATATTCATGCCTCAGCAATTATAAATGACATCACATCATGGACCTTCAGAACCACTCTTGAATAGTCAAATCTTGGAATGTTGAGCCTGCAACTGCCAGGGGCCAGCAGAATTATTTGGTTGGCATGTGGTCATTTCAAATTAATGCCACAAAGAATTATTGAGTTCTTATGTTCTGGACACCATGAACAGAAAGGTAAGAACTCACACAGATCTTTCCACACAgattatacaataaaatataatgtaatatgTACAGTGATAATACAAGTGACCTGTGATTTTTTTAAGGCATTTATCAATAGACAACCATTGCCTTCATAATTAGCTTGCTTCAGTATTCCCATTAGGTCTTTGGTATTTCTATTAGGTCTGAGAACACTATCATTTGGTCTTATACCACGCTAAACCTCCAGTTACTTCATACTCTGTCTTCTAATCCTCCCATCACCAGATCTACTCAGTATGACTTGGTAGATGCTGCTTCTCTTAAGATGTACAAGTCTGTTCCTCTCTCTTGAGTATGAACTGGCTTTGCAACTTGCATTAACAAATAGAATGCAGCAGAAGTGATGCTATGTGAATTCTGAATGTGAGGAGCAACACTGAATTCTAGGTTCAGGTCTCAGTAAATCCATCATTGGCTTCTACTCCTTGCTGTGTTGGAACAATGCGCTGACCGTGTACATGAGCTGATCTAGGCTGATGGAGGATGAGAGGCCACAAGGAAAAAAACTGAGGTGTCTTAGATGGCTGTTAACTGCTGGACACATGAGTGAAGCACCTTTGCTCTTCCAAAGAAACCAACTGTCCACCTATATGATCTCAGGGGAATTTCCTATCTAACCcacaaaatcatgaaaaaaaaaattgttattttaagcATTAAGGGTAAGTTAACTGATTCAGAAATCCATTGTGTCAACAAAAGGTCCAAAACATGGCATTGGCTTTGATATTTTAGGCTGGATCATTCTTTGTTAGGGTTCTATGCACTGTGGGATTTTTAGCATTCCTAGCCTTGACCCATTAAACGTCAGCTGCATATTCATCTTCCCCatataacaaacaaaaatgttccCAGACGTTGCCAAAATTGTTCTGTTGAAAACCACTGTCCTGGAGAACTACTGGTACCTGTATACTAGTAGACATGTATAAGGTTGtttgtttataatagcaacaaactgggaaaaacctaaatgttcattcataagaaaatagctaaataaataactttattatTAATTTGGAATGCTGTTCAGTATTCAAATAATAAGAAAGATCTCTTTACTAACACAGATCTCCAAGATAGTATCATTGAACCACACCACTAAAAAAACTGCAGAAAGTAAGGTATGATTCATCTTAATATGAACACACATAAAATAGTTTCTGTAGGGTCCTATCAATATGTACAGTAAATGTACATAAGAGTTTGGAAGGACACGCACGCACAGAGGACTATACTGGTGAgaagaggaggcagggaaggagaggggacaGGCATGAAGGATGGTAATCAAAAGGCATTGAGAGTCTCATTGGTAGTGTTTCCATTATTTACAAAAAGAACACATTCATGTATTTTGTAGttaaatatgaattatttaaaaagtaagaattaTCCATCAGGCACAGAACTTGGAGAAAATGACTCTGAAAAATTAGTTACTATGTATTGATGTCTGGAGGGAGGAAGCCATTACACCTGTTGAAGAAGAGGTATCAACAGGGAGATCCAGCTGGCTGCCAGGAATCTCAGAGGACAGTGTGAACTTGGTGAAATTAGGACAGTCAAAAGACAGAGTTCCAAATCTGGTAATTATAGGCACTTAGGTGTCTCAGCACTCCTAAAGCAAATCAAGTTCTCTGTGACAGAATGACACTAAAATCATGCAAGACTTGTATAAAAGCTACAGTGTCAATTAACTAATTTATAAAGTGACCAGACATCTATGCCAGTTACTGTGGGAAGAACTTGGAGtacattatttttcatgataGTCTGAAGCGATAGTGTTATTCTCCATTTTAAGGATGAGGAAACAGACCTAAATTATCTATCCTAAGGACACAGTCCAAGAGGCTTATGCTCTTTACCATTGTATTATACTggcatgagaaaaacaaaaacaaaatattttgtgcCTTGTTTGAAGCTGTTTTTCATTTGTAGATTGGAACCTATGTCATTATGGTTattgtattaaatataaatatatatatatataggacttaGCTCCCTTCTTTGACAAATAATCTATCCAAATTCTTCATGACTTAGAAGGATTCCAAAAGCTCCTGAATGGAGTAAAAATGGAATTACTTTGGACATTTTATTAGGCTTATTTTAGAAGCTCTTAGGCATAAAATATGGAATACCCAgatatgtattatttcttttgatttttttaagtgaatagaCTATTTGCTATTTCATTCATTCTACTCATTCTAAAAATAATGAGTATTTGTAATGGGACACTCTCAGTCCTGGTTATGTTTCataatgaataaaacaattttaGTCTCTCTACTCATAAAGCTTACTGTTTTGTGGAGGAAGACAGGCATTACATCAGAAAACAAGTATATAACTAAAAGTTCTGCAAAGGAACAGTACAGTAAGAAAGACAACCTACTTGGATgtgtaaaatagatttttttccccaatatctAATTAATTTACGCAGTTCTCTCTTATCCTAGTCATTGAACCAAATTCTCCCCAAACCTAAACCTTCCAAATCTGCattaatagttttatagttttaatatgTTAATAACACAAagctttttttcactttatttgggAAGCCAATAAATACAAGTGTTAAAGACATCAGTGGCCTCCATCTGCACAAATGTGCAGGGTGCTAAATCAATAAATATGCAATCAGATGCTTAGTCATTGGCTATCCAAGGAGCCTGTAGCTCTGTTGCTGAACAGTTATGTTCTATAAGCTTAAATAATCAGTTCTTTTGATATGACCTGTATAAGTGACTTCTGGGTATCCTCAAATGCAAGTGATTAAAGAAATATCCCAGCATGCAACTTAGTCAAACCAATACTAATATTATCTTGgtcgtggtggtttagttgcaaaattgtgtccagctcttaaaaccccatagactgtagcccaccagactcctctatccatgggctttcccaggcaagaatattggagtgggttgctatttcctactccaggggatcttcccaacctagggatcaaactcatgtctcctacattgcaggtggattctttactgctaagccaccagggaagcccaatagtgttttagaaattaaaaaatgagagagagttACATATTGAAGTAACTTGTAACAATTCCTGACTTAGCTAATGCTTcccctgccttcccttccctATCTATTCTTAACTCCTTCCTGCAAAGTCCTTATGTCTGCCTGATGAGATACACACTGAGCTAGTCCTAAAACAGTTCACTCTATTTAAATAGCTCTGACCTAAAGTTATGATTTATATCCATAGAAAATAATGGGGAGTGATATGACTTAGTGCAGCATTTCCCAAAGTATGCTCTCTTCTACTGCACACTCCTAGACAAAAGTATTCCTATGTTTGAAAAACTGTTCCATATCTTTCTCTTGGAGTTTCACTATAAACAGTAGCATAGTAAAACTCTGTGAGTCTTAAATTAGAAAATCTGTTTAATCCAGTGTTCGCTAAATTTATTTGGTAACAATCCTTTGTTAACTTAAATTTTGTTATGTTATGGTAAAATATAACAtatgccattttaaccatttaaaagtgtATATTCATGGCACTAGTTATaatgttctggagaaggaaatggcaacccactccagtgttcttgcctggagaatcccggggatgggggagcctggtgggctgccgtctatggggtcgcacagagttggacacgactgaagcgacttagcagcagttataatgttcaaccatcaccactatttctaaaattttcattgCCCCAAACAGAAattgtacccattaaacaaaaaaatccctATTCCTCCTTGCTGCCCAACCCATGGTAACCTCTGTTCTACTTTCTGACTGtgaatttgcctgttctgaatatttcatataaagtgAAGTCATATAACATTTgtccctttgtgtctggcttattatgcttagcataatgttttcaaggttcattcctatggtagcatgtatcagaacttcattcctttccatggctgaacaatattcagttgtatgtatatatttttgttactttttaggAGCATGCTATAAAATGCTGATAATGAAATGAGTATAAGCTTTAGTGTAAATCTGAACCATGGTTCCAGCTCATTCTGttaatagctgtgtgatcttgaacaaGGCATTTCACGTTCTTAACCCTCACTTACTTTacttaaaatgggaataatgtatttattcatcagtgggttgttgtaaggattaaataccAAAACTCATAAATTTCCTATATGCTTGCACGCTGCCCAGTGAATATTCTTATCTTCCTTATTTGGCAGAAAAGGAACATCATAATAATCAATATCTGtaacaacaataaataattgTTAGGTTCTGTCCCTGCAGTTTTCATCGCTGTCCAATATGGTACTCACTAGCCAGACATGGCTATTGAGTACTTGAAATGTTGTTACAGTGACTGAAGAATTGAATATTTTAGTTGATAAGTACATGTGACTAGTGGCTGTGATGAACTGACCAGCAAAATATAGATGGGAGCAGTGGTTCTCGGTCCTGGTTTCATATTGGGATCACCTGGGAAAAATTTAAATCTACCATTGCTTAGGCCCCTTCACACAGCaattaaatcttattttatttttttttccacagcaaTTAAATCTTAATCTCTGTACCCAAATATGGATATGTTTAAAACACTCCCCATGTGATTCCTATGTAGAGGGaatgttgagaaccactgctctagtgATCCTTTCGGTCTCTCCTCCTCCATCAATTAGTAGCCTCATTTCAGCAATGTTGATGTCAGTAATGTGaggggaaggaaaagaacattACTGGATATCTTAAATTGTTATTTTATGGGTCCTTTCCAATAACTCtcattatatttatgtataattttaaatattatcttgtttctcttctctcaaaATCTTTGTCACTTATAAAATAGATACTGGCTAATATTATATACAGTATTACtgttgaaataataaatatgtattaaaagtaCAAAAACAGGAATACCAATTTATAGATTATCAAGAGAGGGATAAGGAACTCTGtataacattgtgttaatttaaaacttctttttttggctgcccctGTGGGGCATGTGAAAGTCTAGTTccttggaccagggatccaacctgcacccACCCCCTagctctgcagtggaagtgaggagtattaaccactggaccagcaaggaaatccctaaaacatcttttaaatgttTACCACATCTAATTAAAGTACAGAGCTAAACTGTGGCATAACTTTTTGCAAGGGATGATTCTGTTCATATACAGGGGATGTTTCTGATTTAGtccaaacttaaaattttaataagcaaCTACTCACCAACCCCTCAAATATGCATatatccttccttctttcctataCCACTCATTTCCATCTGAGTCTACAAAAAGGATGGTACTAGATTTTAAAGAAGGTGAAATGAATCAGAAAGTCTTTCATTTTACCTAGGAAGTTGAGCATATGTTTAAAAATCCTTAAGGTTTGCTTCTACTCATAGTTTCCCTTTCAATGGGCAGAAGACAGAGTCTTACTACTAATTCTTTTTATTAGATTCCTACCTCCCAAACATTTTACAATTCAGATAGTTCTAGTGAAAATATTCTGTTATGATCATTTAAAATGACGTGCTTCATCACTGCTTTTCAAATTTCCCTATCCTATTTAGAATATTTTCCTGTCCTAGTTAGAATATCCACTATATCTGAGATCTGTCAAGGTAAATACGATTTACAAAAAATCAAGCAGATTTctcaagaattatttttttctcaagaattttctcaagaattatttttaaaaaatctttgatttCAAGCAAGTTTTGATTTTAAAACACATCTTTCTTGATAGGCCATTAAAAATTCAAGATGAATTAGAAAGGAAATATATGATTTTAagtaattttgtaaaaaataagaaatagaactATAGAAGTTTATTTCCCACTCTTACTACTAGCTATTCATGTAGCTTGTGCTTTAAATTGGAAGGAACTTTTGAAACCCAGGATCATTTTTCAGCGAGCCTCAGCAAGGATCTATATACCAAGTGGGCAAAAGGTAGCCGATGTTATCTTTCCTCTCTACTATTACAACAATCCCTTTGTAGGATATCTGAACCCTTGGCAGTATCTCACATGATCTCTGTTTCAGCACAGAAGTGGCTTTCTCTGGGTGTTAAAAAGAAAGCACTGAATGGAGGATCTATATTTGCACCCTATCGGTAAAGAATGAGCTGCAAAATGATTAGAATTACGGAAATACCAATACTGACATCATAGAAGCGTAGTAGTTTCGAATGAATCCTGGCAAAGAACTTAAGAGTCTCAAGTCATAGAAGCTCCGGACGTGCCCAGTGTTTTGTGGGAATAACAAACCTGCATAAACCAAAAAGGTGATGAGTGCTGACAGCAGGTGGATACGAAGCTTGGTTCGGACCTCCTGGAAGTGCAGCAAAGCGCTGTGGAAAATAAAGGAGCAGACAGCCTCTATGATGACCGCTTTGGGCAAGTCCACTTGAATGGGATTCCTGCAAGCGAAGCTCCTCTCGCTGACGTGATACTTGGTCAGCCCCAGGCTCCACAGGGCGCTCATGCAGTACCTGCTGCACAGGGCACCAATCAGCTGAGCTAACAGTCTAATCGCACCCGTCTCAGCGGACATTCCCCCCAGCATTATCTGCATCATCACGCCGCACGGGTTGCTGGAGGTGCCCACCAGAGTCAGGCCATGCACCATTGAGAAGAAGTAGATTAGCGTCAGCGGCCAGGTGGGGTGCAGGGGTTCCTGCTCACTCAGCAGTTGTAACTCATGAGTGCAGAAGCAGAGCTGGAAGGTGGCCAGAAACTCCAAGACGAAGGCGTGGGCCATGGGTCCGTTCAGCTGCTGCCGGGTGACCACGCGGGCTAGCCCCGTGAACAGCACGATCGACAGCATCAGCCCCAGCGAGGTGCAGGTATCCTGCATCTCGGGCCAGAGCCCCCGTAGCGCGGTCATGGCTCTCTCAGCACCAGACTGGGCTGCCTGCTCGGGCTCTGCAGGAGGCGGTCTCTGGGCCCCAGTCCTAAGTCCtcagccccgccccctcctcaCGCCCCTCGGGGCGGGCCGACTCCAGACCAGCCGGAGGCCCTGGGGGTGCCACGCTGAAGGACTCCTCCCCATCTCCCCGGCTCTACGCTAGAGTTTTGTTGCCAGAgccggggaggaggggaggcgaCGGGCCTCGAGGAGAGCTCTGCCAGGGCACCGTCTGAGGGGGCCAACGGCCAGCAGAAGCCAGACACACGCCCTCGCTGTATCCCTCAGGGCCTGGGAGCGGGCGCgggtggggcagggagtggaGGGACGGCGTGCGTCCGGAGGCCATTGCGCATGCGCATGGTGGCCCGTGCGCCCTTGCGAGAGGCTAGACTTGGGCCCCAGGGTCCCCGGCGCTGAGAGGGAAGGCGTGCGCCTTCTGCGCCTTAACAGGTCCTTTGACGTGAGAACCTTGAGGGTTTTACTTTTCAGCTCCTAAAACTGTAAAGCCGTCAAGCTGCAATCCAGACCCCCTAAAGAGCTTTGCGGC is part of the Bos javanicus breed banteng chromosome 29, ARS-OSU_banteng_1.0, whole genome shotgun sequence genome and harbors:
- the AQP11 gene encoding aquaporin-11; translated protein: MTALRGLWPEMQDTCTSLGLMLSIVLFTGLARVVTRQQLNGPMAHAFVLEFLATFQLCFCTHELQLLSEQEPLHPTWPLTLIYFFSMVHGLTLVGTSSNPCGVMMQIMLGGMSAETGAIRLLAQLIGALCSRYCMSALWSLGLTKYHVSERSFACRNPIQVDLPKAVIIEAVCSFIFHSALLHFQEVRTKLRIHLLSALITFLVYAGGSLTGAVFNPTLALSLHFKCFDEAFLQFFIVYWLSPSLGILLMIVMFNFFLPWLYDNHTTNKKE